One genomic segment of Sphingobacteriales bacterium includes these proteins:
- a CDS encoding polysaccharide biosynthesis C-terminal domain-containing protein: MGVMRRQGLKSMLMAYIGVVLGAINVLAVYPACLTPELIGLSGALTDSAMLLLPTVLLGSTYMGVKFFPNFNNTNKKHNGFLGLLLLIPLFGFAVFALIFPAIKPLLQSLFIKQSPLFSQYIVYLLPLLFLFALQWALESWLKSLFLVAIPSLLRETLWRLLVIAACVLYFYGFVNQHGFVIAYIGCYAIVCLCFVLYVIGLKKFYWRINFAQLNKPLVRQMATYSGYIILAGLGVIGMRTIDALMITSMSGLHSAGVYRIAFFIGTIIEIPYRVFTQIASPLVASYLSNKNITALDEVYKKVSINQFIVGLLLLLLIALNLNTLFKLMPNGQIYAAGWYVVLIIGAAKVIDSLTSVNNEIIVYSDFYRISLLIMLSTVAVTIISNLVLIPLCGITGAAIATLATITLFNFLKLWFIYYKYKIQPFSKQTVKVLGAALISAIPAFLIPQLGHYLLDSTLKTIFLVGIYSTLIWKWNISPDINMFLISLMSKIKQR, encoded by the coding sequence ATGGGTGTAATGCGCAGGCAAGGCCTTAAAAGTATGTTAATGGCCTATATTGGTGTTGTTCTGGGCGCAATCAATGTATTAGCAGTATATCCGGCGTGTTTAACCCCCGAACTAATTGGTTTGTCGGGCGCGCTAACCGACTCGGCTATGTTGTTACTACCTACTGTGTTATTAGGCAGTACGTACATGGGCGTTAAGTTTTTTCCTAACTTTAATAATACAAATAAAAAGCACAACGGATTTTTAGGTTTACTACTGTTAATACCTCTGTTTGGTTTTGCGGTGTTTGCCTTGATTTTTCCGGCAATAAAGCCTTTGCTGCAAAGTTTATTTATAAAACAATCGCCGTTATTTAGTCAATATATAGTTTATTTATTGCCGCTGCTTTTTTTGTTTGCTTTGCAATGGGCCTTAGAAAGTTGGCTCAAATCGCTATTTTTAGTTGCCATACCCAGTTTACTGCGCGAAACTTTATGGCGATTATTAGTAATAGCTGCCTGTGTTTTGTACTTTTATGGTTTTGTTAACCAGCACGGATTTGTAATTGCCTATATTGGTTGCTATGCAATAGTTTGCCTTTGTTTTGTTTTATATGTAATAGGACTTAAAAAATTTTATTGGAGAATAAACTTTGCTCAGCTTAATAAACCTTTAGTCCGCCAAATGGCTACCTACTCGGGGTATATTATTTTAGCCGGATTGGGCGTAATTGGTATGCGCACCATTGATGCACTAATGATTACTTCGATGAGCGGTTTACATAGTGCTGGTGTTTACCGGATAGCCTTCTTTATTGGTACTATAATAGAAATACCTTATAGGGTGTTTACCCAAATTGCCTCGCCCTTAGTGGCAAGTTATTTAAGCAATAAAAATATTACAGCCTTAGACGAGGTATATAAAAAAGTATCTATTAACCAGTTTATAGTAGGTTTGTTGTTGCTACTGTTAATTGCCTTAAACTTAAATACATTGTTTAAACTAATGCCAAATGGGCAAATATATGCTGCCGGGTGGTATGTGGTTTTAATAATTGGTGCGGCAAAAGTTATTGACAGTTTAACCAGTGTAAACAACGAAATCATTGTTTACTCTGATTTTTACCGTATTAGTTTACTCATTATGCTTTCAACGGTAGCCGTTACTATTATTTCTAACTTAGTTTTAATACCGTTATGCGGCATAACCGGGGCCGCCATTGCCACCTTGGCAACTATTACATTGTTTAATTTTTTAAAATTGTGGTTTATATATTACAAATACAAAATACAGCCATTTAGCAAGCAAACAGTCAAAGTGTTGGGTGCAGCCTTAATAAGTGCAATACCCGCTTTTTTGATACCTCAATTAGGCCATTATTTACTCGACAGCACTTTAAAAACTATATTTTTAGTAGGAATTTATAGCACTTTAATTTGGAAATGGAATATTTCTCCAGATATTAATATGTTTCTAATTAGCTTAATGAGTAAAATAAAACAGCGTTAG
- a CDS encoding T9SS type A sorting domain-containing protein, with amino-acid sequence MKKLLLLFVLCAFLLSANTYAGIVDVRFADPQYSGNSYCVKVQVKAQDISFELGSATIFFDYNMDAIGKPSVKSLNFNDKNNCGPGGTTSYTNSFTFLELDKAGEGNYAILLNAPNSGCPSVTTAWVDVAEFCFEVLNPNLEVGLKINTKYTAFNTVANNGQMHDLGEVGGVEGTATESPVLVKYNANISVYPNFTQSKVYIDLKAQNTAKAVINIYDMTGRVVSYLEKDAVVGKQSYEIDLAGFTNGYYLIDIHQGNNKVSHKVLLTH; translated from the coding sequence ATGAAAAAACTCTTATTATTATTTGTTCTATGCGCTTTTTTATTGAGCGCAAACACCTATGCAGGTATTGTTGACGTTCGCTTTGCCGACCCACAATATAGCGGCAACTCGTACTGTGTTAAAGTACAAGTAAAAGCCCAAGACATTAGTTTTGAATTGGGTAGTGCCACCATTTTCTTCGATTATAATATGGATGCTATCGGAAAACCCAGCGTTAAATCGTTAAATTTTAACGATAAAAATAATTGTGGACCAGGCGGTACTACAAGCTACACCAACAGTTTTACTTTTTTAGAGCTTGATAAAGCAGGCGAAGGTAACTACGCTATTTTATTAAATGCACCAAATTCGGGCTGCCCGTCTGTTACCACTGCTTGGGTTGATGTTGCCGAATTTTGCTTCGAAGTGTTAAATCCAAATTTAGAAGTTGGCCTTAAAATTAACACCAAATACACTGCGTTTAACACTGTAGCAAACAATGGCCAAATGCACGATTTAGGCGAAGTTGGCGGCGTTGAAGGTACTGCTACCGAATCGCCCGTTTTGGTAAAATACAACGCCAATATTAGCGTTTACCCTAACTTTACCCAAAGCAAAGTTTATATTGACCTAAAAGCCCAAAACACTGCCAAAGCCGTTATTAATATTTACGACATGACAGGCCGCGTAGTTAGCTACCTCGAAAAAGATGCCGTTGTAGGCAAACAAAGTTACGAAATTGACCTTGCCGGCTTTACTAATGGCTACTACCTGATTGATATACACCAGGGCAATAACAAAGTTAGCCACAAAGTACTGTTAACACATTAG
- a CDS encoding diacylglycerol kinase family protein has protein sequence MQLHAVAALLAVLFGIWLRVSGIEWAVLCLTIGSVMAAEAFNSAIEQLTDMVSPDFNPKAGLVKDLAAGAVTLVAISAVAVAIGIFAPKIWSKYLVLYFS, from the coding sequence ATGCAATTACATGCCGTAGCTGCTTTATTAGCTGTTTTGTTTGGTATTTGGCTGCGGGTTTCGGGTATTGAGTGGGCAGTTTTGTGCCTAACTATTGGCAGTGTAATGGCCGCCGAGGCTTTTAATAGCGCTATTGAACAACTGACCGATATGGTAAGTCCTGATTTTAATCCCAAGGCCGGCTTAGTAAAAGACCTTGCAGCCGGAGCTGTAACTTTAGTAGCAATAAGTGCGGTAGCCGTAGCAATCGGTATTTTTGCGCCTAAAATATGGTCTAAATATTTGGTTTTGTATTTTAGTTAA
- a CDS encoding HIT family protein → MSTIFSRIIAGQIPSYKIAENDRYFAFLDINPIAEGHTLVVPKHEIDYFFDLDNADLSGIMLFSKKIATALRLAVPCQRIGIAVVGLEVPHAHVHLVPLQTIHDLDFTKPRLQFTPQQYQSLTEGIRSKLPHNTATFLPDADFLQ, encoded by the coding sequence ATGTCAACTATTTTTTCGCGTATTATCGCCGGGCAAATACCCTCGTATAAAATTGCCGAAAATGACCGTTATTTTGCCTTTTTAGATATTAATCCCATTGCAGAAGGGCATACTTTGGTGGTACCTAAGCACGAAATCGACTATTTTTTTGATTTAGACAATGCTGATTTATCCGGAATAATGCTATTTTCAAAAAAAATTGCAACTGCACTGCGTTTGGCCGTTCCTTGTCAGCGCATAGGCATTGCTGTTGTAGGCCTCGAGGTGCCGCATGCTCATGTGCATTTGGTGCCGCTACAAACCATCCACGATCTCGATTTTACAAAGCCTCGTTTGCAATTTACGCCACAGCAGTACCAATCGCTAACTGAAGGCATACGGAGCAAACTACCGCACAACACGGCTACTTTTTTACCCGATGCGGATTTTCTGCAATAA
- a CDS encoding transcriptional regulator: MKDVLKNMNKAFDSRVRIAIMSLLLANEWVDFNSIKETLGITDGNLASHTTSLERKRYIEVTKKFVGKRPNTSYKATELGKIAFFNYVACLRQLLPAQSLPQTTDANK; the protein is encoded by the coding sequence ATGAAAGATGTGTTAAAAAACATGAACAAGGCTTTTGACAGCCGGGTTCGTATAGCTATAATGTCGTTATTATTGGCCAACGAATGGGTTGATTTTAACTCAATCAAAGAAACACTTGGAATTACCGATGGAAATTTGGCCAGCCATACCACCTCGTTAGAGCGAAAACGTTATATTGAAGTTACTAAAAAATTTGTAGGCAAACGCCCCAATACTTCGTATAAAGCTACCGAGCTGGGCAAAATTGCCTTTTTTAACTATGTCGCTTGCCTAAGGCAATTACTTCCGGCGCAATCTTTACCTCAAACCACCGATGCTAACAAATAA
- the ruvC gene encoding crossover junction endodeoxyribonuclease RuvC — protein sequence MPTTAKTTTQTQPVITPPPPGFIRIAGVDPGTTAMGYAIIDAAKNEHILLSMGVIQLHKYPDAYVKLEKIFERLHGIFEYFNPNVLAIEAPFYGSNVQSMLKLGRAQGVAITAAMLHKMPVFEYAPRKIKQAITGNGNASKEQVAALLLKMLQLNKAPSFLDATDALGVAVCHSFQVFSALGAGNTGNSLGANKPARKKKPANWDSFIAENPHRVKK from the coding sequence ATGCCCACAACAGCAAAAACAACAACACAAACACAACCTGTAATTACCCCACCCCCTCCAGGTTTTATACGCATTGCCGGCGTTGACCCTGGCACAACTGCAATGGGTTACGCTATTATTGACGCGGCTAAAAACGAACACATATTGTTGAGCATGGGTGTCATTCAACTCCATAAATATCCGGATGCTTACGTAAAGCTCGAAAAAATATTTGAACGACTTCATGGCATTTTTGAATATTTCAACCCAAATGTATTAGCCATAGAAGCTCCTTTTTACGGTAGTAATGTGCAAAGTATGTTAAAATTAGGGCGCGCTCAAGGGGTGGCTATTACGGCAGCTATGCTCCACAAGATGCCGGTTTTTGAGTACGCGCCGCGCAAAATAAAACAAGCTATAACGGGCAACGGCAATGCCTCGAAAGAGCAGGTAGCAGCGTTATTGCTTAAAATGTTACAGCTAAATAAAGCCCCAAGTTTTTTAGATGCCACCGATGCTTTGGGGGTAGCTGTTTGCCACTCTTTTCAGGTGTTTTCGGCGTTAGGTGCAGGTAATACTGGTAATAGTTTGGGTGCGAACAAGCCAGCCCGCAAAAAAAAGCCTGCCAACTGGGATAGTTTTATTGCAGAAAATCCGCATCGGGTAAAAAAGTAG
- the vanZ gene encoding VanZ family protein, translated as MNKLSAAFFRKMAFAWAFIIVIISLLPAEKLPRMPFTLLHPDKIGHLVFYGILTYLVHKGFKLHYMITFIGVVLFGLLMEIFQVSFTNRYFELADLIADAAGAALTLLVLGYKFRAQKN; from the coding sequence ATGAACAAATTAAGTGCCGCTTTTTTCCGGAAAATGGCTTTTGCGTGGGCGTTTATCATCGTTATTATATCGTTATTGCCCGCCGAAAAACTGCCCCGGATGCCATTTACGCTTTTACACCCCGATAAAATTGGGCATTTGGTTTTTTATGGCATTTTAACTTATTTAGTGCATAAGGGCTTTAAACTGCATTACATGATTACCTTTATAGGTGTGGTTTTGTTTGGGTTACTAATGGAAATTTTTCAGGTTAGCTTTACCAACCGTTACTTTGAACTGGCCGATTTAATTGCCGATGCTGCTGGCGCAGCCTTAACTTTGCTTGTTTTAGGTTATAAATTTAGGGCACAAAAAAACTAA
- a CDS encoding antibiotic biosynthesis monooxygenase, with translation MLIRIVKMQFTSNGANLFEPIFLQVKPQILQQEGCLSVELWRDTLDPNTYFTYSLWQSPQDLAQYRASALFLQTWRQVKPLFAAPAQAWSVEKLA, from the coding sequence ATGCTCATCCGGATAGTTAAAATGCAATTTACATCAAACGGAGCTAATCTTTTTGAACCAATCTTTTTGCAGGTAAAACCTCAAATTTTACAACAAGAAGGTTGCCTTAGCGTTGAACTTTGGCGCGACACGCTTGACCCTAACACGTATTTTACTTACAGCCTTTGGCAAAGCCCTCAAGATTTGGCTCAATACCGGGCATCGGCACTTTTTTTGCAAACATGGCGGCAGGTAAAACCTTTGTTTGCCGCTCCGGCGCAAGCCTGGTCGGTTGAAAAATTGGCGTAG